From Magnetococcales bacterium, the proteins below share one genomic window:
- a CDS encoding retroviral-like aspartic protease family protein — MRSRIGPFAMTLCALLNTAPVGATEEIIQCSDGKGGDPALFRKGECQPVGDPTVPPGQRSHGSAASSRGADPELDDLRKNLDEIKKKMTDLGEVGRYEIHPVGKDETIRTATPGPWKVSQILVPTAGEDVRGFVKSALINGYRYRLGEQVDGGVVREIARDRVIMAHDGRETVVPFDKLTHATLFGRVGVVPLKRDPSGIYLINVRINNNQEIEAVLDTGSSNLALPEDVVSWLVRSGTLKKSDLIGTAKSRIADGSMIDSTVFKVASLRVGDMELKDVEGFSLPPQKKDKESEKEKNKDKDKDKDKEKSPDISPKAGDPDSSGSGKEDLLDISALNRPLFGIQDLKRLGRWRIDHLSDQLIVER, encoded by the coding sequence ATGCGCAGCAGGATCGGACCCTTCGCCATGACGCTGTGCGCGTTGTTGAACACCGCGCCGGTGGGCGCGACAGAGGAGATCATCCAGTGTTCGGATGGCAAGGGGGGTGATCCGGCCCTGTTCCGCAAGGGGGAGTGTCAGCCGGTGGGGGATCCCACGGTTCCACCCGGTCAACGTTCCCATGGTTCCGCGGCTTCCAGCCGGGGAGCGGATCCAGAACTGGATGACTTGAGAAAAAATCTCGACGAGATCAAGAAAAAGATGACCGATCTGGGAGAGGTGGGGCGTTATGAGATTCACCCGGTCGGCAAGGACGAAACCATCAGAACCGCGACACCCGGCCCCTGGAAGGTCAGTCAAATCCTGGTGCCCACCGCGGGAGAGGATGTGCGGGGATTTGTCAAAAGTGCGTTGATCAACGGTTATCGTTACCGTCTGGGGGAGCAGGTGGATGGGGGAGTGGTGCGGGAGATCGCCCGGGATCGGGTGATCATGGCCCATGATGGCCGGGAAACCGTGGTCCCTTTTGACAAACTGACCCATGCCACGCTGTTCGGACGGGTTGGCGTCGTGCCTTTGAAGCGGGATCCCAGTGGAATTTATCTGATCAATGTGCGCATCAACAACAACCAGGAGATCGAGGCGGTTTTGGATACCGGTTCGTCGAATTTGGCTTTGCCCGAGGATGTGGTCTCCTGGCTGGTACGGAGCGGTACGCTGAAAAAGAGTGATCTGATCGGCACCGCCAAATCTCGGATCGCGGATGGCAGCATGATCGATTCCACGGTGTTCAAGGTCGCTTCGTTGCGGGTGGGGGATATGGAGTTGAAGGATGTGGAGGGATTCTCTCTGCCACCCCAGAAGAAGGACAAAGAGTCGGAGAAAGAGAAAAACAAGGATAAAGACAAGGACAAGGACAAGGAAAAAAGCCCGGATATCTCCCCCAAGGCGGGTGATCCGGATTCATCCGGGAGCGGAAAGGAGGATCTTTTGGATATTAGCGCGCTCAATCGCCCGTTGTTCGGCATTCAGGATCTCAAGCGTCTGGGCCGGTGGAGGATCGATCATCTCAGCGATCAGTTGATCGTCGAACGGTAG
- a CDS encoding rhodanese-like domain-containing protein, translated as MEWLQQNGLSVFLTLMFVGLALKNPILARVYGVKSITVHELAALLKAKPSPLLLDVRTSGEFDSGHIVGARNEPLSGLGGRVGALREFAGDRDVVVVCRSGARSLSGSVVLKRGGCPKVYNVSGGMLQWVAQGYPASR; from the coding sequence ATGGAGTGGTTGCAGCAGAATGGCTTGTCGGTTTTTCTGACGCTGATGTTCGTGGGTCTCGCCTTGAAGAATCCGATCCTGGCGCGGGTGTATGGTGTCAAGTCGATCACGGTGCATGAGTTGGCCGCGTTGCTGAAAGCCAAACCGTCGCCATTGCTCCTGGATGTGCGCACCTCCGGAGAGTTTGACTCCGGCCATATCGTCGGGGCGCGCAACGAGCCGTTGTCCGGTCTGGGCGGTCGGGTCGGGGCGCTGCGGGAGTTTGCCGGGGATCGGGATGTGGTGGTGGTGTGCCGCAGCGGAGCACGCTCCCTGAGCGGATCCGTGGTGCTCAAGCGGGGCGGATGTCCCAAGGTGTACAACGTTTCGGGTGGCATGCTGCAATGGGTGGCCCAGGGGTATCCGGCCTCCCGCTAG
- a CDS encoding DUF484 family protein, which produces MNAATPPFDPSPEQIRRWLQLHPEFFDDHSDLLPAAITASGKVLSLEAGQLNTLRQKNEQLSSKLDTMLERIRRNERIHTAFHQIEVRLVTALTPRDLLLAATVDPEQLFGIHRATVTLSTRHPALLALFRTPNPDPEIQDRLFPIDHKRLMDLLRDSPHPVIRVGQEGTNREIFFGPATPQIRSEALVPLFTHPESGPEGLIGSLNLGGETPNRFLPSDATDLLRDLADILGLCLSRMAMPD; this is translated from the coding sequence ATGAACGCTGCCACCCCCCCATTCGACCCCTCCCCGGAGCAGATCCGGCGCTGGCTCCAGCTCCATCCGGAGTTCTTCGACGATCATTCCGACCTTCTGCCCGCGGCCATCACCGCCTCCGGCAAGGTGTTGAGCCTGGAAGCAGGCCAGTTGAACACCCTGCGTCAGAAGAATGAACAACTCTCCAGCAAACTGGACACCATGCTGGAACGGATCCGGCGCAACGAACGGATTCATACCGCCTTTCACCAGATCGAGGTGCGACTGGTCACGGCTCTCACCCCCCGGGATCTGCTGCTGGCCGCCACCGTGGATCCGGAACAGTTGTTCGGCATCCACCGGGCCACCGTCACCTTGAGTACCCGTCATCCGGCCCTGTTGGCGTTGTTCCGCACCCCGAACCCGGATCCGGAGATTCAGGACCGACTGTTTCCCATCGACCACAAGCGGCTCATGGATCTGCTGCGGGACTCGCCGCATCCGGTGATCCGGGTGGGACAGGAGGGCACCAACCGGGAAATTTTCTTTGGTCCAGCCACCCCCCAGATCCGCTCCGAGGCCCTGGTGCCCCTCTTCACCCATCCGGAAAGCGGTCCCGAAGGGTTGATCGGCTCCCTCAATCTGGGGGGCGAAACCCCCAACCGCTTCCTGCCCAGCGACGCCACGGACCTGTTGCGGGATCTGGCGGATATCCTGGGGCTGTGTCTGTCCCGCATGGCCATGCCGGACTGA
- a CDS encoding threonine synthase: MRYVSTRGGVSPISFSKAVMMGLATDGGLLLPERIPTVDGERLRQWSQLSFQDLAVEVMTPFMTRGETVTGQLPELVRRSFATFSHPGITPVIRAGNHWILELFHGPTLAFKDVALQFLGNLFETLLSEEQGRLNILGATSGDTGSAAIHGVRGRAGIHVFIIHPHGRVSPIQERQMTSVLDANVHNIAIRGSFDDGQNIVKALFNDLPFKQAYRLGAVNSINWARILAQIVYFVHAWGRVTGGDPEKRVIFSVPTGNFGDIFAGYMAMRMGLPVERLVLATNRNDILVRFMESGAYRIGTVQPTISPSMDIQISSNFERYLYYLLDEDPEAVRGAMGRLQSEGMFAVPEAKRQQAAEIFVPRRVGEQQTLDRIRSTWEGCGVLVDPHTAVGLEAAQDFPEAICLATAHPAKFGEAVHKAVGMEPPVPASLDGLMERPTRCRILDPDPEAVRAFMREVLD, translated from the coding sequence GTGCGTTACGTCAGTACACGGGGTGGAGTCTCCCCGATCTCCTTTTCTAAGGCCGTGATGATGGGATTGGCCACGGATGGTGGCCTGCTGCTGCCGGAACGGATTCCCACCGTGGATGGGGAGCGGTTGCGTCAATGGTCGCAGCTTTCCTTTCAGGATCTGGCGGTGGAGGTGATGACCCCCTTTATGACCCGGGGGGAAACCGTGACCGGGCAACTCCCGGAACTGGTGCGGCGTTCTTTTGCCACTTTTTCCCATCCCGGGATCACCCCCGTGATCCGCGCCGGCAACCATTGGATCCTGGAACTGTTCCATGGCCCCACCTTGGCCTTCAAGGATGTGGCGTTGCAGTTTCTGGGCAATCTGTTCGAGACGTTGCTTTCCGAAGAACAGGGCCGGCTCAATATTTTGGGCGCCACCTCCGGGGATACCGGCTCTGCCGCCATTCACGGGGTGCGGGGCCGGGCCGGGATCCATGTCTTCATTATCCATCCCCATGGCCGGGTGTCGCCGATCCAGGAACGGCAGATGACCTCGGTGCTGGATGCCAATGTTCACAACATCGCCATTCGCGGCTCTTTTGACGATGGGCAGAATATCGTCAAGGCGTTGTTCAACGATTTGCCCTTCAAACAGGCCTACCGCCTGGGCGCGGTGAATTCCATCAACTGGGCGCGCATCTTGGCCCAGATTGTGTATTTCGTCCACGCCTGGGGACGTGTCACTGGCGGAGACCCGGAAAAGCGGGTGATCTTCTCCGTTCCCACCGGCAATTTTGGCGATATTTTTGCCGGTTACATGGCCATGCGCATGGGATTGCCGGTGGAACGGCTGGTGCTGGCCACGAATCGCAACGACATTCTGGTCCGTTTCATGGAAAGCGGCGCGTATCGGATCGGCACGGTGCAACCGACCATCAGTCCTTCCATGGATATCCAGATCTCCTCCAATTTCGAGCGGTATCTGTATTATCTGCTCGACGAGGATCCCGAGGCGGTGCGTGGCGCGATGGGACGGTTGCAAAGCGAAGGGATGTTCGCCGTGCCCGAGGCCAAGCGACAACAGGCCGCAGAGATTTTTGTCCCCCGTCGGGTGGGAGAGCAGCAGACCCTCGACCGCATCCGTTCCACCTGGGAGGGGTGTGGCGTGCTGGTGGATCCCCATACCGCCGTGGGATTGGAGGCGGCTCAGGATTTTCCCGAGGCCATCTGTCTGGCCACCGCCCATCCGGCCAAGTTCGGCGAGGCGGTCCACAAGGCCGTGGGGATGGAGCCGCCTGTGCCCGCCTCTCTGGACGGATTGATGGAGCGTCCCACCCGGTGCCGCATTCTGGATCCGGACCCGGAAGCGGTGCGGGCCTTCATGCGTGAGGTGCTGGATTGA
- a CDS encoding lytic transglycosylase domain-containing protein has protein sequence MNDPKRATPGKNRTPVPRSGTWRPGSSWVVLMALLGGFGSVSPAVADIYTFTDSNGVIHLTDRPLGPEYRLLISSPKEPKKPKGLAARPQDKRNKSLTTPANSLSASRMIRYDGRNTGPKVVTFGSNTFPQYLSASNRSVAETIHDASMRYQIHSALIKAVIKTESDFNPLAVSPKGAVGLMQLMPGTAQDLGVMDPTDPASNIDGGVRYLRDLLGQFNNNLILSLAAYNAGPGAVKKFGNTVPPYEETQQYVAKVLHFYRAYLGAM, from the coding sequence ATGAATGATCCGAAGCGTGCCACCCCCGGAAAGAATCGGACCCCGGTGCCACGGAGCGGTACCTGGAGACCTGGTTCCTCTTGGGTGGTGTTGATGGCCTTGTTGGGTGGATTCGGGTCGGTCAGCCCGGCAGTGGCCGATATCTACACCTTCACCGACTCCAACGGAGTCATCCATTTGACGGATCGTCCCCTGGGGCCGGAATACCGGTTGCTGATCTCCTCCCCCAAAGAGCCGAAAAAACCCAAAGGACTGGCCGCCAGACCCCAGGACAAACGCAACAAATCCCTCACCACACCCGCCAATTCCCTCAGCGCTTCCCGGATGATCCGTTACGATGGCCGCAATACCGGGCCCAAGGTCGTCACCTTCGGGAGCAACACCTTTCCCCAGTATCTGAGTGCCTCGAACCGTTCCGTGGCCGAGACCATCCATGACGCTTCCATGCGCTATCAGATTCACAGCGCCTTGATCAAGGCCGTGATCAAAACCGAGTCGGATTTCAATCCGTTGGCGGTCTCCCCCAAAGGCGCGGTGGGATTGATGCAACTCATGCCCGGAACCGCCCAGGATCTGGGGGTGATGGATCCCACCGATCCGGCCTCCAACATCGATGGCGGAGTGCGTTATTTGCGGGATCTGCTCGGCCAGTTCAACAACAATCTGATCCTCTCCCTGGCGGCCTACAATGCCGGACCGGGGGCGGTCAAGAAATTTGGCAATACCGTCCCCCCTTACGAGGAAACCCAGCAATATGTGGCCAAGGTGCTTCATTTTTACCGGGCCTATCTCGGAGCCATGTGA
- a CDS encoding CYTH domain-containing protein — protein MEAEIRLALPDDLSPEAILAPLAPRFGGPIEVRSCLDHYLDHPECRLLAQRLALRLRTVQGRCRVEIKGEGVLRDGVWHRPEWGQAAPEPWSRRPGDLVDGPVRKHLLIWLPEDVALSELCVCQVSRQVVPVALDGGGVAELSLDLGEVRAGGRRQAIRELELEWRSGPREGLNRLAAALIDRHGLFPAPASKFRIGLSLRQEGLLL, from the coding sequence ATGGAAGCAGAGATTCGACTCGCCTTGCCGGACGACCTCTCTCCGGAGGCGATTCTCGCCCCACTCGCCCCCCGTTTTGGGGGGCCGATTGAAGTCCGTTCCTGTCTGGATCACTATCTGGATCATCCCGAATGCCGGTTGCTGGCTCAACGGCTGGCTTTGCGCCTGAGAACGGTGCAGGGCCGTTGCCGGGTCGAGATCAAGGGGGAGGGGGTGCTGCGAGATGGAGTGTGGCACCGCCCCGAATGGGGGCAGGCGGCCCCTGAGCCTTGGTCGCGGCGTCCGGGAGATCTGGTGGACGGTCCGGTGCGCAAGCACTTGTTGATCTGGTTGCCGGAGGATGTTGCCCTGTCCGAATTGTGTGTCTGCCAGGTCTCCCGACAGGTGGTTCCGGTGGCACTCGATGGCGGGGGGGTGGCGGAACTGAGTCTGGATCTGGGAGAGGTCCGGGCCGGAGGGCGTCGGCAGGCCATCCGTGAACTGGAACTGGAATGGCGTTCCGGTCCCCGGGAGGGATTGAACCGGTTGGCCGCCGCCTTGATCGACCGTCATGGCCTGTTCCCGGCCCCGGCTTCCAAGTTCCGCATCGGGTTGTCTTTGCGGCAAGAAGGGTTGCTGTTGTGA
- a CDS encoding putative O-glycosylation ligase, exosortase A system-associated, which yields MRDLVLTLFIFGLLPVAFFRPFVGLTLWAWISYMNPHRLTWSFAYNFRFNLIVAMITILGILFHRQVKLRIPLRSTSVLLIIFVCWTILSAFYALRPEAAMGQVDIFLRIQIMVVATMMLIQSRRQIIGLVAVIAFSIGFYGLKGGIFTLNTGGRYRVLGPDQSFFIDNNHFAAAMIMTIPLVYFLYIHSTQRLLRYLMIATIGFSLLAVLGSYSRGGFVGLAVVGLIFWWKSRHKILSLLSLSLLAVSTFWAMPASWHDRMTPVIDAGLSSLSLLDTSEKKPNHPKPANPARASITTPTQSTNNKTMPSFEILDMLDQDHELLQDKSVTGRLDAWRLALLVANDHPILGGGFRTFDQSTFDRYTPGVYRHAAHSIYFEILAEQGYVGFTIWLLLQLSALQMGRWIIRQTRNEPDLRWANDLARMFQVSMVGYYAAGAFLSMGYFDLPYHLMAILIMTKINVENYYKEKQKILIPPPRIHPGPGTTRKPMPWKAGTV from the coding sequence ATGAGAGACCTGGTTCTGACCCTCTTCATCTTCGGTCTGTTGCCGGTGGCCTTTTTCCGCCCGTTCGTGGGCCTGACGCTGTGGGCGTGGATCAGCTACATGAATCCCCACCGCCTGACCTGGAGCTTTGCCTATAATTTCCGCTTCAACCTGATCGTGGCCATGATCACCATCCTCGGCATCCTCTTTCACCGACAGGTCAAACTGAGGATCCCGCTGCGCTCCACCAGCGTTTTGCTGATCATTTTTGTCTGCTGGACCATACTCTCCGCCTTCTACGCCCTGCGCCCGGAAGCGGCCATGGGTCAGGTGGATATTTTTCTGCGCATCCAGATCATGGTTGTCGCCACCATGATGCTGATTCAAAGCCGCAGGCAAATCATCGGTCTGGTTGCGGTCATCGCATTTTCCATCGGCTTCTATGGCTTGAAAGGCGGCATTTTCACCTTGAACACCGGCGGACGCTACCGGGTCTTGGGACCGGATCAGTCCTTCTTCATCGACAACAATCACTTCGCCGCCGCCATGATCATGACCATCCCGCTGGTCTATTTTTTGTACATCCACTCCACCCAACGCCTGTTGCGGTATCTGATGATCGCCACCATCGGCTTTTCGCTGCTCGCCGTGCTGGGGAGCTATTCCCGGGGCGGATTCGTGGGACTGGCGGTGGTGGGCTTGATCTTCTGGTGGAAAAGCCGACACAAAATCCTATCGTTGCTGTCGCTGTCACTTTTGGCGGTCAGCACCTTCTGGGCCATGCCCGCCAGTTGGCATGATCGCATGACCCCGGTGATCGACGCCGGTCTCTCCTCCCTGAGCCTGCTGGATACCAGCGAAAAGAAACCCAATCACCCCAAACCCGCCAATCCGGCCCGGGCTTCCATCACCACACCCACCCAATCCACCAACAACAAGACCATGCCCTCTTTTGAAATCCTGGACATGCTGGATCAGGACCACGAACTGTTGCAAGACAAATCCGTGACCGGACGCCTGGACGCCTGGAGACTGGCCCTGCTCGTGGCCAACGATCATCCCATCCTGGGGGGCGGATTCAGAACCTTCGACCAGTCCACCTTCGATCGCTACACCCCGGGTGTATACCGGCACGCGGCCCACAGCATCTATTTTGAAATTCTGGCGGAACAAGGCTATGTCGGGTTTACCATCTGGCTGCTTCTGCAACTATCCGCCTTGCAGATGGGGCGCTGGATCATTCGGCAAACCCGGAACGAACCGGATTTGCGCTGGGCCAACGATCTGGCCCGCATGTTTCAAGTCTCCATGGTGGGCTACTATGCTGCTGGGGCTTTTTTGAGCATGGGTTACTTCGATCTGCCGTACCATCTCATGGCCATTTTGATCATGACCAAAATCAATGTTGAAAATTATTACAAAGAAAAACAAAAGATATTGATTCCACCCCCACGGATTCACCCTGGCCCTGGCACCACACGCAAACCCATGCCGTGGAAAGCTGGTACCGTATAA
- a CDS encoding glycosyltransferase, exosortase A system-associated, which translates to MRVLHILDHSAPLQSGYVSRTQAILRQQQAMGWETCQLTGPKHPSQERLADTVENWIFHRTPRSRSLLTRIPLLEQLAVITALKQRILTLADTLKPDLLHAHSPVLNGLAAWQAGQRLGLPVVYEIRAFWEDAAVSHGTAHPHGPRYHLSRAMETHLVRRVDAVTVICEGLRQEILTRGARPERITVIPNAVEIERFAPAATPAPRLAGIDTRGREILGFFGSFYAYEGLALLLEALPAIRARRPDILLVLVGGGPEEAQLRQRTRELGLEGQVHFTGRIPPETVPDFYALVDLMVFPRLPMRLTHLVTPLKPLEAMAAQRLVVASDVGGHRELITPRQTGVLFPAGNGQALADTLSALLENRSSWQPMIQQAARFVREERTWSASAARYRPVYEALVTTVSRATRGGRP; encoded by the coding sequence ATGCGCGTTTTGCATATTCTCGACCACTCCGCCCCCTTGCAAAGTGGTTATGTCTCCCGCACTCAGGCCATCCTGCGCCAACAACAGGCCATGGGGTGGGAAACCTGCCAGTTGACCGGTCCCAAACACCCGTCACAAGAACGCCTCGCGGATACGGTGGAAAACTGGATCTTTCACCGCACCCCCCGTTCCCGATCCCTGCTGACGCGCATTCCGCTGCTGGAACAACTGGCGGTGATCACCGCCTTGAAACAACGCATCCTGACGCTGGCCGACACCTTGAAACCCGATCTGCTCCACGCCCACTCGCCGGTGCTCAACGGTCTGGCCGCCTGGCAGGCGGGTCAACGCCTGGGCCTGCCGGTGGTCTACGAAATCCGCGCCTTCTGGGAAGACGCCGCCGTCAGCCATGGCACCGCGCACCCGCACGGTCCCCGCTATCATCTCAGCCGGGCCATGGAAACCCATCTGGTGCGACGGGTCGATGCGGTCACGGTCATCTGCGAGGGGCTGCGTCAGGAGATTCTGACCCGGGGAGCCCGTCCGGAACGAATCACGGTGATCCCCAACGCCGTGGAGATCGAACGCTTCGCCCCGGCGGCCACTCCGGCACCCCGACTGGCGGGCATCGACACCCGGGGGCGGGAAATTCTCGGATTTTTTGGCTCGTTTTACGCCTACGAAGGACTCGCTCTCCTCCTGGAAGCCCTGCCGGCGATCCGCGCCCGCAGACCCGATATTCTGCTGGTGCTGGTGGGAGGCGGTCCCGAAGAGGCGCAACTGCGCCAACGGACCCGGGAACTGGGTCTGGAAGGACAGGTCCACTTCACGGGACGCATCCCCCCGGAAACGGTTCCCGACTTCTACGCTCTGGTGGATTTGATGGTCTTTCCCCGCCTGCCCATGCGCCTGACCCATCTGGTCACCCCCTTGAAACCCCTGGAGGCCATGGCCGCCCAACGGCTGGTGGTGGCCTCGGATGTGGGCGGACACCGGGAGTTGATCACCCCTAGGCAAACCGGCGTATTGTTTCCGGCGGGCAACGGTCAGGCCCTGGCCGACACCCTGAGCGCTTTGCTGGAAAACCGTTCGTCCTGGCAACCGATGATCCAGCAGGCGGCCCGTTTCGTCCGGGAGGAACGCACCTGGAGCGCCAGCGCAGCCCGCTATCGACCGGTTTACGAAGCCCTGGTCACAACCGTCTCCCGGGCCACCCGGGGAGGGCGTCCATGA
- a CDS encoding glycosyltransferase family 39 protein, giving the protein MRNHAAPTPQAILVTLLALLTVALFTRGLTDPDVGWPDADRVLMDGMFIHDFLRDLDLNTLFDRNFLGNAYQYAIRYFAQYPALSLGSRPPFFPFVEAVFFFVFGIHDYSAKLALLLFVLIGLWAWHDLVRRTHDQSTALMASGLLFTTPFIVQWGWYPMLEIPVLAMSLLTANLLWRHVTSGEAKWLYLAAIAFSLALWTKQTALFMAPWFVVWLIVTGQARPLLQARTTWLALGVVAMLTAPLAALTIWMGKTNLALAFQGMEAAHQNADWTQWAYLRQYLDLLIQYQVTYPVLALAALGVITTLVRRDRNALFYLLLIVTTYLFFTALHSFRIDRYTIFWVPGFALLAALPFHHFRDQPLVRRFGWLAIVGIMILQIHQVQTKTPAFTQGHREAALLALQHSKNGRIFMDGINNGYFTYYVRLNDPDRRFHVLRGDKLLHSSSVFTEHWTQIHIRDLQGIQKLFDQYGIDIIVVEAFNYAELEIHQTLRDYLETDAFELLRVIPIHSTRSRLIDQTLKVYRYKHPHPPSNSRISLSVPLVGKTFETTLPETQGVHQP; this is encoded by the coding sequence TTGAGAAACCACGCCGCCCCGACCCCCCAGGCCATTCTCGTCACCCTGCTGGCGCTTCTGACCGTCGCCCTGTTCACCCGGGGATTGACCGATCCGGATGTGGGCTGGCCCGATGCGGACCGGGTGCTGATGGATGGCATGTTCATCCACGACTTTTTGCGGGATCTGGATCTCAACACCCTGTTCGACCGGAATTTTCTCGGCAACGCCTATCAATACGCCATTCGCTATTTCGCCCAGTATCCCGCCTTGAGCCTGGGATCCAGACCTCCCTTCTTTCCGTTTGTCGAGGCGGTCTTCTTTTTTGTCTTCGGCATCCATGACTACAGCGCCAAATTGGCCCTGCTGCTGTTCGTCCTGATCGGTCTGTGGGCCTGGCACGATCTGGTGCGACGCACCCACGACCAGTCCACCGCCCTCATGGCCAGCGGCCTGCTATTCACCACCCCGTTCATCGTGCAGTGGGGCTGGTATCCCATGCTGGAAATCCCGGTGCTCGCCATGAGCCTGCTCACCGCCAACCTGTTGTGGCGTCACGTGACCAGTGGCGAGGCCAAATGGCTTTATCTGGCCGCCATCGCCTTCAGCCTCGCCTTGTGGACCAAACAGACCGCCTTGTTCATGGCGCCCTGGTTCGTGGTCTGGCTGATCGTCACCGGACAGGCGCGACCACTGCTCCAGGCCCGCACCACGTGGCTGGCCCTGGGAGTGGTGGCGATGCTGACCGCGCCTCTGGCCGCGCTCACGATCTGGATGGGGAAAACCAATCTCGCCCTCGCCTTTCAAGGCATGGAGGCCGCCCATCAAAACGCCGATTGGACCCAATGGGCCTATCTGCGCCAATACCTGGACCTGCTGATTCAATACCAAGTGACCTACCCGGTACTGGCCCTCGCCGCCCTGGGTGTGATCACCACCTTGGTGCGCCGGGATCGCAACGCGCTTTTTTATCTGCTGCTGATCGTCACCACCTACCTTTTTTTCACCGCCCTCCACAGCTTCCGCATCGACCGCTACACCATTTTCTGGGTACCGGGCTTCGCCCTGTTGGCCGCCTTGCCCTTTCACCACTTTCGCGACCAACCCCTGGTACGCCGTTTCGGCTGGCTGGCGATTGTCGGGATCATGATCCTGCAAATCCATCAGGTCCAAACCAAAACCCCCGCCTTCACCCAAGGCCATCGGGAAGCCGCCCTCCTCGCCCTGCAACACTCCAAAAATGGCCGCATCTTCATGGACGGCATCAACAATGGCTACTTCACCTACTATGTGCGTCTGAACGATCCGGATCGACGCTTTCATGTGCTGCGGGGGGACAAACTACTCCACTCCTCGTCGGTGTTCACCGAACATTGGACCCAAATCCATATCCGGGATCTTCAAGGCATCCAGAAACTGTTCGACCAGTACGGCATCGACATCATCGTCGTGGAGGCGTTCAACTACGCCGAACTGGAAATTCACCAAACCCTGCGGGACTACCTGGAAACCGACGCCTTTGAACTGCTGCGGGTCATTCCGATCCACTCGACCCGCTCACGACTGATCGATCAAACCCTCAAAGTCTATCGATACAAACATCCCCACCCCCCCTCCAACAGCCGGATCTCCCTCTCCGTGCCTCTGGTGGGCAAAACCTTCGAGACCACGCTCCCGGAAACCCAAGGGGTCCATCAACCCTAG
- a CDS encoding winged helix-turn-helix transcriptional regulator, which yields MKALAHPLRLKVIVALRDRELSVQELVDAVGTTQSNVSQHLTIMRDKNILDSRREANQVFYRVGDCKVLDLVALTRSIFCDTRGVPPVVLAHAAALSDFEEEETTTRAGWEDPA from the coding sequence ATGAAGGCACTGGCCCATCCGTTGCGTTTGAAGGTGATCGTGGCGTTGCGCGATCGCGAGTTGAGCGTTCAGGAGTTGGTCGATGCCGTGGGCACCACGCAATCCAATGTGTCGCAGCATTTGACCATCATGCGCGACAAGAACATTCTGGATTCGCGCCGTGAGGCCAACCAGGTCTTTTACCGGGTGGGGGATTGCAAGGTGTTGGATCTGGTGGCCTTGACCCGCAGCATCTTTTGCGACACCCGTGGGGTTCCTCCGGTGGTGCTGGCTCATGCGGCCGCTTTGAGCGATTTCGAGGAAGAGGAGACGACCACCCGGGCCGGGTGGGAAGATCCCGCTTAA
- a CDS encoding PilZ domain-containing protein, protein MNASGLKEARLKDAGWHGWSWFFCGNARSRVTERRQAPRYPLRPWVKLLMANGAVTRGRLEAMSTVGAFLGTRERPFGLVEGEEGVLCFALPTGASDGEYRFYCDIPRLTDRGVALRFLSGD, encoded by the coding sequence TTGAATGCTTCCGGGTTGAAAGAGGCCCGGTTGAAAGACGCCGGATGGCACGGATGGTCTTGGTTCTTCTGCGGCAACGCGCGGAGCCGGGTCACGGAACGACGTCAGGCCCCTCGTTATCCCTTGCGCCCGTGGGTCAAGCTGCTCATGGCCAACGGTGCCGTGACCCGGGGACGACTGGAGGCTATGAGTACCGTCGGCGCTTTTCTGGGCACCCGGGAGCGGCCTTTCGGGCTGGTGGAAGGGGAGGAAGGGGTATTGTGTTTTGCGTTGCCGACTGGTGCGTCGGATGGGGAATACCGCTTTTATTGCGACATTCCCCGGCTCACGGATCGGGGAGTGGCGTTGCGTTTTTTGAGCGGTGACTGA